A window of the Diabrotica undecimpunctata isolate CICGRU chromosome 1, icDiaUnde3, whole genome shotgun sequence genome harbors these coding sequences:
- the LOC140434709 gene encoding protein FAM200A-like translates to MIPEEPSGLAEAILELRSNIQFESKPNLSSVWMSKAAKAFKIVHEEAVKKLLPFGTTYLCEQGFSTLMKIKTKNRNRLNAEDCVQIALTSSPNFEAIVSNMKPHP, encoded by the coding sequence ATGATACCAGAAGAACCTTCAGGTTTAGCAGAAGCAATTCTTGAACTTCGATCTAATATTCAATTTGAGAGTAAACCAAATCTGTCGTCTGTTTGGATGTCAAAAGCTGCAAAGGCTTTCAAAATTGTACATGAAGAGGCGGTTAAAAAATTGTTGCCATTTGGAACAACATATTTGTGCGAACAAGGCTTTTCCACTCTAATGAAAATAAAAACGAAGAACAGAAATCGATTAAACGCCGAAGACTGTGTTCAAATCGCTCTTACATCAAGTCCCAATTTTGAAGCAATTGTATCGAACATGAAACCTCACCCATGA